The following are encoded together in the Pedobacter steynii genome:
- a CDS encoding TolC family protein, translating to MKKSAFITFLIIGIFNLNLSAQESIVGDINYGQLEKYIQSARQNYPRKKIFEANVEKAKTGVPIANMSYFDILNASYIYRPDDKAALNPLNPYTVNGFQFGVNVNVGSLLQKPFMVKKAKAEYKVAQLENEEYDLILVNEVKKRYYEYLQQQGTLKIKTQAAQDNKSVAENLKYKFAKGEVTIDVFNQSRINSATADSDKLLTEVAYFRAKDALEEIIGKKLTEIN from the coding sequence ATGAAAAAATCAGCTTTTATTACCTTTTTAATTATAGGTATCTTTAATTTGAACTTGTCAGCGCAGGAATCTATAGTAGGAGACATTAATTATGGCCAGTTAGAAAAATATATTCAGTCTGCAAGACAAAACTATCCTAGAAAAAAGATTTTTGAAGCAAATGTTGAAAAAGCTAAAACAGGAGTTCCCATTGCTAATATGTCTTACTTTGATATTCTGAATGCGTCTTATATTTACAGACCTGATGATAAAGCGGCATTGAATCCTTTGAACCCTTATACTGTAAACGGCTTTCAGTTTGGTGTAAACGTTAACGTTGGTTCATTGCTTCAAAAACCTTTTATGGTAAAAAAAGCAAAAGCCGAATATAAAGTGGCTCAACTGGAGAATGAAGAATATGACCTGATCCTTGTCAATGAAGTTAAAAAAAGATATTATGAGTACCTGCAACAACAAGGTACACTTAAAATCAAAACTCAGGCTGCTCAGGACAACAAAAGTGTTGCTGAGAACCTAAAATACAAATTTGCAAAGGGAGAAGTAACTATCGATGTCTTTAACCAGTCGAGAATCAACTCAGCAACCGCCGATTCTGATAAGCTGTTAACAGAGGTTGCCTATTTCAGAGCGAAAGATGCATTGGAGGAAATCATTGGTAAAAAACTTACCGAGATTAATTAA
- a CDS encoding sugar transferase, with product MTTSTINRPQINAKIVHFGKLLKEVIAEEFDTNVEHMDDPQDFKRYLDQQSLLTLPDIILIEVDDNKNCFEQIREIKKNPLLQGLILVLLGIKEDKVWRKMALDLKVNDYYTYPFPLEDFCERLNFLVKFKLIKPKLMELAQKADVEYQLPWTKRAFDMVASGFALLFLMPLFIVVAILIRLESKGKVIYKSKRVGAGYKIFDFYKFRSMRSDADKMLKDMADLNQYANNEENKTGKSAFVKFKDDPRITRLGGFLRKTSIDELPQLINVFIGDMSLVGNRPLPLYEAEQLTTNEWSTRFLGPAGLTGLWQISKRGQKDMSERERKELDNYYADNYSILLDLKIILKTIPALIQKEKV from the coding sequence ATGACAACTTCGACCATTAACCGTCCTCAGATAAATGCCAAAATAGTGCATTTTGGAAAACTCCTTAAAGAGGTGATTGCTGAGGAGTTCGACACCAATGTGGAGCATATGGATGACCCGCAGGATTTTAAGCGCTATCTTGATCAGCAGTCATTATTAACATTACCTGATATCATTTTGATTGAAGTTGATGACAATAAAAACTGTTTCGAACAGATCAGAGAGATTAAGAAAAATCCACTTTTGCAGGGACTCATTCTTGTTCTTTTAGGGATTAAAGAAGACAAAGTCTGGAGAAAGATGGCATTGGATCTAAAAGTCAATGATTACTATACCTATCCTTTTCCACTGGAAGATTTTTGTGAAAGGCTTAATTTTTTAGTTAAATTTAAGTTAATCAAACCGAAATTAATGGAGCTCGCACAGAAAGCTGATGTAGAATATCAATTGCCATGGACTAAACGGGCTTTTGATATGGTAGCTTCGGGCTTTGCGCTGTTGTTTTTGATGCCACTGTTTATTGTTGTTGCGATTCTCATCAGACTGGAATCTAAGGGGAAAGTAATTTACAAGAGCAAGCGGGTAGGGGCTGGCTATAAAATATTCGATTTTTATAAATTCAGATCTATGCGCAGTGATGCAGATAAGATGCTAAAGGATATGGCCGATCTGAATCAATATGCTAATAATGAGGAGAACAAAACCGGTAAGTCTGCATTTGTTAAATTCAAAGATGATCCAAGAATTACCAGATTGGGTGGGTTTCTAAGAAAAACAAGTATTGACGAACTGCCACAATTAATCAATGTATTTATCGGAGATATGTCTTTGGTCGGGAACAGACCTTTGCCCTTGTATGAGGCAGAACAGTTAACCACCAACGAATGGTCTACGCGATTCCTTGGGCCTGCGGGTCTGACAGGCTTATGGCAAATTAGTAAAAGAGGTCAAAAAGATATGTCAGAGCGCGAACGTAAGGAACTGGATAATTATTATGCTGATAATTATTCTATTCTGCTGGATCTGAAAATCATCCTAAAAACCATACCCGCTTTAATCCAGAAGGAGAAAGTATAA
- a CDS encoding response regulator, translated as MFTERISNNGTTENESEMGNFPYLDRFLLWNSRKNYSNEYMEIKPDHKKSILIVDDELSILKLLSFILAADYDLIIKKSGIEAIAWLEEGNDPDLIISDLMMPYFDGSTLIRNLKISGFYRNTPVILLSGAEDLADKVKQMPFKIDSYLEKPFNPAILKSQIAQLITA; from the coding sequence ATGTTTACAGAAAGAATCAGTAATAATGGGACGACCGAAAATGAATCCGAAATGGGGAATTTTCCTTATTTGGATAGGTTTTTGTTGTGGAATTCCCGTAAGAATTACAGTAACGAATACATGGAAATTAAACCTGATCATAAAAAAAGCATACTCATCGTAGATGATGAACTGAGTATTCTTAAGCTATTGAGCTTCATCCTGGCGGCTGATTATGACCTGATCATAAAAAAGAGTGGAATCGAAGCTATAGCCTGGCTGGAAGAAGGAAACGATCCTGATCTGATCATATCTGATCTGATGATGCCTTACTTCGATGGAAGTACATTAATCAGAAACCTTAAGATCAGCGGGTTTTACAGAAATACACCGGTGATCTTATTGTCTGGGGCAGAAGATCTGGCGGATAAAGTGAAACAAATGCCTTTCAAGATTGACAGCTATCTGGAAAAACCTTTTAATCCTGCAATTCTAAAATCGCAAATTGCTCAACTCATAACCGCATGA
- a CDS encoding YMGG-like glycine zipper-containing protein, producing the protein MKKIFSVAAFAIVLSACSNNAKQEAMIKQQAIVAVKDSLKLDSFKRADAQEKERLAKVKEEKVKEEKRTLLLAERNEAAAERSDRNNSSNTEAAVPAKKKGWSQAAKGAVIGAGAGALGGVLIDKKDGRGAIIGGVVGAGTGYVIGRAQDRKSGRVTPKN; encoded by the coding sequence ATGAAAAAGATATTTTCAGTAGCGGCATTTGCGATAGTCTTATCAGCATGTTCAAATAATGCCAAGCAGGAGGCGATGATAAAGCAGCAAGCAATTGTTGCGGTAAAGGATAGTCTGAAACTAGATAGTTTTAAAAGAGCAGATGCTCAGGAGAAAGAAAGATTAGCGAAAGTTAAAGAAGAAAAAGTTAAAGAAGAAAAAAGAACGCTTCTTTTGGCCGAACGGAATGAAGCAGCAGCAGAAAGAAGTGATAGAAATAATTCATCTAACACAGAAGCTGCAGTTCCTGCTAAGAAAAAAGGCTGGAGTCAGGCAGCTAAAGGAGCAGTTATTGGTGCAGGGGCAGGTGCCTTAGGCGGTGTCCTGATTGATAAAAAGGATGGAAGAGGTGCGATTATCGGTGGAGTTGTGGGGGCCGGTACAGGTTATGTGATTGGAAGGGCACAGGATAGAAAATCCGGAAGAGTAACGCCGAAAAATTAG
- a CDS encoding cold-shock protein — protein MRTTGKVKWFNSAKGFGFITPEDGGKDIFVHFSAIAGDSFRELNEGDSVEFELNEGKKGPEASNVTVL, from the coding sequence ATGCGTACAACAGGAAAAGTTAAATGGTTTAATTCTGCAAAAGGATTTGGATTTATAACTCCAGAAGATGGAGGAAAAGATATTTTCGTACATTTTTCTGCGATTGCAGGAGATTCATTCAGAGAGTTGAATGAAGGAGACAGCGTAGAATTCGAATTGAATGAAGGAAAAAAAGGTCCTGAAGCATCAAACGTAACAGTTCTTTAG
- a CDS encoding SDR family oxidoreductase has protein sequence MPESPSSIPQNHTISILGCGWYGFELAKQLLSSGYLVKGSSTTATKLTLLSESGIQPYLIDFQEDKAHYDPDFFNTDLLIINIPPKRVSGKQDSFCKKIERIASAAQKQQLKHIVFISSTAVYGDQNLEITESTLTNPDTASGKAMLEAENLLTSQTAFTTTILRFAGLIGPGRNPGRFFAGKDNIPNGRAPVNLVHLQDCINFSITLIKNATFGPIYNVCSPDHPSRQEFYRKAAQVSGLPVPTFQDELLKWKKVSTIHVAPGFNYTYRVNNFSTWMDTDKL, from the coding sequence ATGCCGGAAAGTCCATCCTCGATTCCTCAAAACCATACCATCAGCATCCTTGGTTGCGGATGGTATGGTTTTGAACTTGCCAAACAACTCCTCTCATCAGGTTATCTTGTAAAAGGTTCCAGTACCACAGCAACTAAGCTAACCCTGCTTTCGGAATCTGGAATCCAGCCCTACCTTATAGATTTTCAAGAAGATAAAGCTCATTACGATCCCGATTTCTTTAATACAGATCTGCTGATCATCAACATTCCACCAAAGAGAGTCAGTGGAAAACAAGACTCTTTTTGCAAGAAAATAGAAAGAATTGCCAGTGCAGCACAAAAACAGCAGTTAAAACATATTGTGTTTATCAGCTCCACAGCGGTTTATGGCGATCAAAATCTTGAAATTACAGAGTCTACCCTAACCAATCCGGATACCGCATCTGGAAAAGCCATGCTCGAAGCAGAAAACCTGCTGACCAGCCAAACTGCTTTTACCACCACCATTCTTCGCTTTGCAGGATTAATTGGTCCCGGCCGAAATCCAGGAAGGTTCTTTGCTGGTAAAGACAATATTCCCAACGGACGCGCCCCTGTTAACTTAGTACACCTGCAGGATTGCATAAACTTCAGTATAACCCTGATTAAAAATGCAACATTCGGACCTATATATAATGTCTGCTCACCAGACCATCCGAGCAGACAGGAATTTTATCGCAAAGCCGCTCAGGTATCCGGACTTCCTGTTCCTACGTTTCAGGATGAACTTCTGAAATGGAAGAAGGTATCGACCATACATGTAGCTCCCGGCTTTAACTATACTTACCGGGTTAATAATTTTTCAACATGGATGGATACAGATAAATTATAA
- a CDS encoding MBL fold metallo-hydrolase, with the protein MKLTIWGAARQVTGSMHLLQLEDYNILVDCGLDYEKETYQEENQYFPFDPSSIDVVILTHAHIDHSGNLPTLVRMGFEGQVLCTPPTADLTELLLLDSVNIFLSKQHKPKGRRGRGSHPGPQPLYLQKHVMDTVERFVTIGFHRDFRLNGKVSLKFIPVGHLLGAAAVVLTVQDHGLEKKIAFTGDIGRNNYPVLVNPEPIPQVDYLVSESTYGGKLHSTDVSLEQKLIDTINESCIKFPGRLIIPAFSIGRTQSLVYSLNKIFSQGLLPYVKVFVDSPMAEFATDIYRHHHDLVNDEAKEFYKQKGDEFEFEALSYVHDKKESLSVSNYHEPCIIISSAGMLEGGRIQDHLYYNIQNYYCTILFIGYCAKGTLGNRLLRGDPIIRLRNRDLMVYASIKQTDLLSGHGDHNDLVNMIKHQDSGQLKQIFLVHGEEKNTNSLAEALIDIGYKVSIPEKGEVFEL; encoded by the coding sequence ATGAAATTGACTATTTGGGGAGCAGCAAGACAGGTAACAGGGAGTATGCACCTGCTGCAATTAGAGGATTATAATATACTGGTCGATTGCGGTCTGGATTATGAAAAAGAAACTTATCAGGAAGAGAACCAGTATTTTCCTTTTGACCCATCCAGCATAGATGTGGTCATCCTGACACATGCACACATTGACCACTCCGGCAATTTACCTACATTAGTCAGAATGGGCTTCGAAGGTCAGGTTCTTTGTACTCCTCCCACAGCAGATCTTACAGAACTACTACTGCTAGATTCTGTCAATATTTTTCTCAGTAAACAGCATAAACCCAAGGGCCGCCGTGGAAGAGGTTCCCATCCCGGACCTCAGCCACTTTATCTCCAAAAGCATGTCATGGATACCGTTGAACGTTTTGTTACGATCGGCTTCCACAGAGATTTTCGCTTAAACGGGAAAGTATCTTTAAAATTCATACCGGTTGGCCATCTCCTGGGTGCAGCTGCGGTCGTACTCACGGTACAGGATCATGGGCTGGAAAAGAAAATCGCTTTTACAGGAGATATTGGCCGGAATAATTATCCGGTACTGGTAAACCCTGAGCCCATTCCTCAGGTAGATTACCTGGTGTCAGAATCCACTTACGGAGGAAAACTACATAGCACGGACGTCAGTCTGGAACAGAAGTTAATCGATACCATCAATGAATCCTGTATCAAATTTCCAGGACGGCTGATCATCCCGGCTTTTAGTATTGGCAGAACTCAATCTCTGGTTTATTCCTTAAACAAAATTTTCAGCCAGGGCCTCCTTCCCTACGTTAAAGTTTTTGTAGATAGCCCGATGGCAGAATTCGCCACTGATATTTACCGCCACCACCATGACCTGGTTAACGATGAAGCAAAAGAATTTTACAAACAAAAAGGAGATGAGTTTGAATTTGAGGCACTTTCTTATGTACACGATAAAAAAGAAAGTTTATCTGTTTCCAATTATCATGAACCGTGTATCATCATCTCCTCTGCCGGAATGCTGGAAGGAGGCAGGATACAAGACCACCTTTATTATAATATTCAGAATTATTATTGTACCATTCTATTCATTGGATATTGTGCAAAAGGAACATTAGGCAACCGCCTCTTGCGTGGTGATCCAATCATCAGGCTCAGAAACCGTGATCTGATGGTTTATGCAAGCATTAAGCAAACTGATCTGTTGAGCGGTCATGGCGATCACAATGATCTGGTTAATATGATAAAACACCAGGACTCCGGACAATTAAAACAGATATTCCTCGTTCATGGTGAAGAGAAGAATACAAATAGCCTGGCTGAAGCACTTATTGATATTGGCTATAAAGTCAGTATTCCGGAAAAGGGAGAAGTGTTTGAATTGTAA
- a CDS encoding OmpA family protein has translation MKSNITKAAMVVALLGVSSQLFAQDTAPETTGRFGKKEFRTWSIGGHAGVLSTNTIFNGNSRDFKTANESLGYGGYIKKQILPALGLQADFLAGKVKGSRGLAGINPLTNEAIYSNDKSFETRLEWSAALTAVYNLANISINRENAVLIPYVKAGAGYMSSGADVTTAGVVDKQSYREGYFIPVGAGFKLGIAKGINLDFGYDVNFVKTGKFDGMNTARFDKFSYGHAGLEFALGSKSKPQLQNYSSLANLRNESAEESADLRRALSTAEQNAKRDKEAMEAKYAQEMGDDDGDGVANKFDKCPGTPSGTVVDGAGCTLKAAPAVIREKIIVTEADKKVVNEAIRDLEFDLGKATIRSKSYPTLNRVAALLVEKNFSLKLAGHTDNTGSMALNLRLSKDRAEAIKAYLVSQGANASRIEATGYGPNQPIATNKTAAGRQKNRRVEFSLF, from the coding sequence ATGAAATCTAACATTACAAAAGCCGCAATGGTAGTTGCCCTATTGGGAGTATCATCGCAATTATTCGCTCAAGATACGGCGCCTGAAACTACAGGACGCTTTGGGAAAAAAGAATTCCGTACCTGGTCAATTGGTGGACATGCTGGTGTATTAAGCACCAATACCATCTTCAATGGCAATAGCCGTGATTTTAAAACTGCAAATGAATCTTTAGGATATGGCGGTTATATCAAAAAACAAATTCTACCTGCTCTAGGTTTACAAGCAGATTTCTTAGCTGGTAAAGTAAAAGGTTCAAGAGGACTTGCTGGAATTAATCCATTAACCAATGAAGCTATTTACAGCAATGATAAAAGCTTTGAAACAAGACTTGAATGGTCAGCAGCCTTAACTGCAGTTTATAACCTGGCTAATATCAGCATCAACAGAGAAAATGCAGTATTGATTCCTTACGTAAAAGCTGGTGCTGGTTATATGTCATCAGGTGCTGATGTAACTACTGCCGGTGTTGTTGACAAACAATCTTACAGAGAAGGATATTTCATCCCGGTAGGTGCTGGTTTTAAATTGGGTATTGCAAAAGGTATCAATTTAGACTTCGGTTACGATGTTAACTTTGTTAAAACCGGTAAATTTGACGGTATGAACACTGCAAGATTCGATAAATTCTCTTATGGACATGCAGGTTTAGAATTTGCTTTGGGTAGCAAATCAAAACCACAGTTACAAAACTACAGCTCATTGGCTAACTTACGTAACGAAAGTGCAGAAGAAAGTGCTGATTTAAGAAGAGCCTTATCTACAGCAGAGCAAAATGCTAAAAGAGATAAAGAAGCAATGGAAGCTAAATATGCACAGGAAATGGGTGATGACGATGGTGATGGTGTAGCTAACAAATTTGATAAATGTCCAGGTACTCCTTCAGGAACCGTAGTTGATGGTGCCGGATGTACATTAAAAGCTGCTCCAGCTGTAATCAGAGAAAAAATTATCGTAACAGAAGCTGACAAAAAAGTAGTTAACGAAGCGATCAGAGATTTAGAGTTTGACTTAGGAAAAGCAACTATCCGTTCGAAATCTTATCCTACATTAAACCGTGTTGCTGCTCTTCTGGTAGAGAAAAATTTCAGCTTAAAATTAGCTGGTCACACAGATAACACAGGTTCAATGGCTTTAAACTTACGTTTGTCGAAAGACAGAGCTGAAGCAATCAAAGCTTATTTAGTATCACAAGGTGCAAATGCTTCCCGTATCGAAGCTACAGGTTACGGACCTAACCAACCAATAGCAACTAATAAAACTGCTGCTGGTCGTCAGAAAAACCGTAGAGTTGAATTTAGTTTGTTCTAG